The Nitrosococcus watsonii C-113 genome includes the window ATCAGGTCGGCCGCAACTACATGCGCCACAACCAATCGGTGCTGATGGCGCTCGCTCCCAGGACAAACGACACCGTGTTCCAGAAGACACTCGCCGTGAGCGATTTCTATTTCAGCGCCGACGATTGGAATTATCCACTCGGCCTGATCCAGATGATGGCCAAATCACATCCCGACCAGATTCGCGGCGAGGCGCTGCCGCAGTGGTTGCAGTGGCTACCGAAGATGCCGTTCGAAGCAATGGCAAAACACGCGATGGATTTCTGGTTATCCAGCGAAGATTTACCGCAGCCGGAGAACCGCATCCGCTACGATGGCGAGCGGGTGGTACTCGATCTGACCGAGAACAACATGGAGGCGCATCACCGGCTAAAGCGCAAGCTCAAACATTTGCTGAGCAAGGCGGACACACGCCCGCATCTGCTGATGGAGCGCAGGCTCTACTTCGGCAAGAAAATTCCTATCGGCGGTACTGCCCACCAGGCTGGCACCGCGCGCTTCGGCACCGATCCGGCAACCTCGGTGCTGGACCTCGATTGCAAGGCGCACGAGCTGGATAATCTGTACATCGCGGATGCGAGCTTTTTCCCCTCCATCGGCGCGGTTAACCCGACCCTTACCATCATTGCCAATGGGCTGCGCATTGCCGACCGCATCAAGGAGCGCCTGAGCGCGTCCGTCCCGGTTACTAGCGGAGCCCAGGCGGACGCGAGGGGAAGCTTATGACCTGGCTGTCTGTTGACCTTGTTCCTCTCCTGATTCGCATCTGCCTGGTGATCCTGTTCCCCTTTAGCGCGCTCGACAAAATCTTCGATTGGCAGGGGGCGCTGAAGCAAGCGAAATCGAGCTTTCTGCCTAACGCGAGCGCGCCGTGGCTGTTGGTTGCCGCCATCATCGTGGAGTTGGCGGCGCCCTTTTGCATCGTACTCCGCTGGCATGATCAGCTCGCCGCCTTCGTACTTGCGGGCTTTTGCGTCGTCAGCGCGCTCCTTTATCACAATTTCTGGAACTACCCGGATTTCTGGATCAGGGGCGAGAGCAAGGCCCGTAGCCATTTCTGGGATTTTCTTAAGAACTTTGGGCTGGTCGGCGGCCTGTTGCTCATCGCCTGCGGCGCCACGCTGGCTCCCGCCGACAAGGTAGCTTCGCAGCCGCTATCCTCGGCCCCGGTTTATTCACGGAGCGCGTCAGCCGCTCCGCCAGCACCTAGCCAAGCATTCGACCCATCAAATGAAAAGGTATCCGTCAATGAACAATAAGCAGGATGATAAACCCACAGTGCCCTACTGGCACATCTGGACTGATGAGGAGGGCGTGAGCCATCAGAATCAGTGCGCGCTGAAGGACTTCGAGCTAAGCAGCGTTGGCGACGCCGCGGCGCAGTGGAACAACCAGCAAGCACGCGGCGAGGCGACTATCGTGTTTGTGGTACTGCCAGAAAACTGGGTTGGCGAGTGGCACGAGAATCCCGCCCCGCAATGGATTCTGCCACTCTCGGGCCGCTGGTTCGTCGAATCAATGGACGGCACACGGGTGGAAATGGGCGCCGGCGAATTATCATTCGGCGAAGACCAGAACTGTGTTGCCAACGACCAGGGTCACAAGGGTCATCGCTCTGGCACGATCGGCGACGAACCGGCGGTACTGATGACCGTGCGCCTACACGAGCCGCCGGTACGCAAACCTTGCCACATTCACTAAGGGGCTTCCATGAACACCGGTATGGCAAACATTGAGGTCCTAGACCCGCGTTTCAGATCCATGGTGCTGCCCAACGCGCCGCTAGAGAAGCTGGGAGAAGGTTTCCGCTGGCTGGAAGGCCCAGTATGGTTTGCCGATCATCAGTGCCTGCTGGTGAGCGACATTCCCAACGACCGCATCCTGCGCTGGACTGAATCCGGCGGTGTGTCGATCTTTCGCGAACCCTCGAACTTCGCCAATGGCCACACGCGCGATTGCGAAGGACGGCTGGTTGGCTGCTCACACCAGGATCGTTGCATCAAGCGCACCGAACTCGATGGCCGCATAACCGTGCTTGCGGACTGCTACCAGGGTAAGCGTCTGAACTCGCCCAATGACATCGTGGTCAAGTCCGACGGCACGATCTGGTTTAGCGATCCGACCTTTGGCATCACTCGGGATTACGAAGGCGGCAAGCAGGAGTCGGAACTACCGCCGAGCTTGTACCGCTTCGATCCCCGCGATGGCGCGCTCACGGTAGTCGCCGATGATTTCCTTGGCCCCAATGGACTCTGCTTTTCGCCCGATGAAAGTTTGCTTTATGTAGCTGAGAGCGGGCCACCATTCGCAGACGATCCAGAGCAGTCTATCCGCGTGTTCGATGTCGCCGACGATGGCGCGCGTTTGCAAAACCCGCGCCTATTCCATCAGGTCAATCCGGGCATGGCCGATGGCTTCCGCTGCGACGAGGAAGGCAATATCTGGACAAGCGCCGCCGACGGGGTGCACTGTATTAGCCCGTCCGGCGACTTATTGGGCAAGCTCAAGGTACCCTTCGTCGTCTCCAACCTGGCTTTCGGTGGGCGTAATCGTAGTCGACTTTTCATCTGTGGCTCTCAGACCTTGTTTGCACAGTATGTAAACCGGCGTGGCGCGGCGCGGCCATGAGGGGCCGCGTGCAGCGGCTACTTCGTGTTAGCCGCAATGCCCTCGATCTGGTCCGCGCCATGAGCTTTTATAGGGACGCCCTAGGCTTTTCCCTGGTTAGCGAGAGGCCGATGGATGATCCCGCCTGGAGCGAGTTGATGGGTCTTCCCGGCACAGGCGGACGATCGGCCATTTTGCAGTTGGGCGAACAAACCCTAGAACTGGTGGCCTTTGATCCGCTAGGCCGCGCTTATCCATCGCAAAGCCGCGCGAGCGATCACTGGTTTCAGCACCTCGCAATTGTCGTTGCCGATATGGAGGCAGCCTACGCAAATCTTTGCCGTCATTTCTTCACAACGATTACCACCGGAGGCCCGCAACAGCTTCCGCCCAACGCAGGGTCGGTAACAGCCTTAAAATTCCGTGATCCCGTCGGCCATCCACTAGAATTACTCCATTTCCCTTCCGGCGGCAGCGATGCCCGCTGGCAGCAAAAGCGCGGTGGGCACGATGTGTTCCTTGGCATTGACCATTCGGCCATAACCGTTGCCGACATCACAGAATCCATTGATTTCTACACGTGCTTGCTGGGCTTTCAAGTGGCTGCGCGCTCGCTCAATTCTGGCCCGGAGCAGGCGCACCTTGATAATGCGCCTGGGGTGCGCGTGGAAGTGGTAGCGCTTCAGCCGGAACAGGCGGGGCCACCACATCTCGAATTGCTCGGCTATGAACGTCCCGCCGGACATCCCATTCCCGCAGGGGTAAAAGCCCATGATCTCCTAGCTGACCGATTGATCCTAGAAGTGGACGACCTGCCGTCCCTGGCGCAGGCCATCGAAGGCGAAGGCATTGAATTTATTTCTCCGGGGATTGTCACCTTGCGCGATGGGCATCGCGCGGCATTGCTGCGGGATCCAACCGGCCATATGCTAATGCTTTATGAATGATTTTGCCCACCCTCATCGACTGGTTGTGAAAAAAAGATGCGGTCTCTGATAGCTTGAATGGGCATGCGATCATAGGCCATGGGGACGCTGCGCTCAGCGGTTTCAATAACAACAGCAGCTTGTTGACGGAGCACCTGATGTCGTTGTGTGTCCGCCGTTAGCTTGGTAAGGGTTTCCAGATGCTGAAGAAGCCGGGTGAGGACGGCAACATTGCCTTCGGCATTCTGGCGGATTTGATCACAGGCTTCGGCTAGTAGCTGAGAGAAAGTGGGTCCGCGAGCAATAAGACGCAGCCGCCCGCTATCAGAGCGATAGGTTTTTTCAATATGGCGGCCAATAAGGCGCGCGAGGATCACCCCTAGGAAGTCAACGCAAATAATAGCGGTAGTGGTATCGTTGATAGCAGGTGACAGCGCTTTGAGCGCCACGTCCACAATCTGCCGGATACCGTAGGCCACGTCCTGCTCCACCGTCCGTTTCCCGTTTATGTTGTAGACCGCCTCCAGTTCTCCAATGAACTCATCATCTGGCGGCTTGCCCGCCACGGATACCAGCGGGGAGGCCTCGATGACAAAGTCGCCGACTTTCTTTTCCATTCGCACCAGGATGTCCTGGGCGCAGGCGATATCAAGCAGGGCCTCAGTGTCGATCCCTTGAATATAGCCAGATTGCTGCGCTGGAATAGTTACCCACGCCTGGATCGTCAAGTCCGCATCTACGCGCTCGACGATGGCCTTGCCTATCTCCTCGGGGAACAAGCGGTCAATAGCCTGGAGAGTCTCTTTGGCCGCTGATTCAATAATACTCGTAGCTTGAATGGAGGCGGCAATATGGTGGATGAAGAAGATGAAAAAACCAATGGCTACTAAGGTCAGTACCAGGGCGCCGAATACCGCTAGCGCCGGAACAAATATTCCTTCGTCGCCACCGCGAATCGCCCGTAGCACTAACAGGCAATAAACAAAGACCCCCACAAAGACACCGAGGACTGTTTGGTTGGCCCGATCCCGCATGAAATTCCGTAAGATGCGCGATGTATACTGATTCGAGGCCAGGGCTAGCGCGACGACCGTGATCGAAAAGGTAACGCCCGCGACCGTAATCATCGAACTGGCGATAGCGGAAAGCAGCGTGCGCGAGCCCTCCGCGTCGGCCCCGAAGAACACCCTGGGCCAATGCTCTGCTAGCTGCTTGCGTTCTACCGCCGACTCTAGCTCAATGAGCCCCAGCGCAAGTATGATCGCGCCGATGACAATACACGTTGGGATAAACCACAAGCTCTCGCGTAGGACTTCCCATAGGTAAGTCAGTTTACTCATCAAAGCATGCCTTGCGCCGCCATCGCCTGGATTCGATCGGCGGTGCGGCAGGCAATGGCCTGAATTGTCAGCGATGGATTGACGCCACCGACAGTGGGAAACACCGAGCCGTCGCAGACCCACAAATTGGGAATGTCCCACGAGCGGCAGTCAGCGTCGACGACGCTGGTGCTCGGCTCATCGCCCATGCGCGCGGTGCCGCCCAGATGGCAGGTATCGTCGCTCTCGGCCCAGATGTCGCGAGCGTCGATTGCAGCGAGGCTTTGGGACATAAAATCGATCGCATGTCTCACCAACGCCTGATCGTTTTCGCAAAGCGAGTAGGTGACCCGGGCGATGGGTAATCCGTACTGGTCCTTTTCATCGGCAAGGGTGACGCGGTTGCGCTCCTGGGGCAACACTTCGCCAACGATTTTAAGCCCCGCCTGGTGGTTATATTTTTCCATCTCGGCGAGCAACGCCTCGCCCCACAGGCCGTGATTGCTAGCCTGCGACCTGGCCCAGGCTTGTGGCAGCGGACCTTGGGCCATGTAGGCGTAACCGCCGAAGAAATCCTTGCCCTCATCGGTGTAGTTCCAATGCTCCGTCAGCGTCAGAGAGGGCGGTCCCTTGTACCAGCGAATCTCATCTTCCATTACGCCAAAGACGCCTTGGTTGGTCTGCGCCATGAGATACTTGCCCACCAGCCCAGAGCTATTCGCTAAGCCATCGGGATGACGTGTGCTTGCCGAATTCAGCAACAGCCTGGGAGTTTCAATCGCATAACCCGCGACCACGACATTGCGCGCGCGCTGGAAGCGCCAGGCGCCTTCGCGATAATAATGCACACCGGTGGCGCGTCCGGCGTCATTAGTTTCGATGCGACCGACCATGGCTAGATCCCGGATCTCCGCGCCCGCCTTTACGGCGCGGGGAATCCAGGTGATCAGTGCGCTCTGTTTGGCATTGGTGGAGCAGCCCGTCACGCAGAAGCCCCGATAGGCGCACGGATGGGAGAGGCCGCGCGGCGCGGACACCGTGGCAAGGGGTGTTTCCGACCAGGGAATACCCATGGCCTCGCAACTCTTCGCTAGCACCCAGCCAGCGGCATTAATCTCGTGGGCGCGGTAGGGATAACGCGGCCGCGGCGGACCCCAGGGATAGGTCACCGGTCCGGCGATTTTCAACGCCTGTTCGACTTCGGCGTAATAGTGCCACAACTCGCGCCAATCGAGCGGCCAGTCAGCGCCATAGCCGAGCAAGGTACGCGATTTGAGCCGCTCAGGACCCATGCGCAGCGATACCATTGCAAAATGCACCGTTGAGCCGCCAACTGCCTTGCCGCTATTATTGCTGCCCAGCATCAGTGGATTATCGCCGTCGCAAAGGCGCTCGTCGGTCCAGTAGAGTTTGCCTTGATGGGTTTCGTCGGAGGCGAATTCCTCGAGCGGACGCCACCATGCGCCGGCGTCGAAACCAATAACCGAAAAACCCGCTTCGGCCAGCTTGGCCGCCAATGTGCCGCCACCGGCGCCGGTGCCGACGATGACGAAATCGACTTCCTCATTCTCGCCGAATTGCCGCATTGGCACCCAGCCACCGAGCCGTAGGGGATCAGGAGCGCGCCCATTCTTGCCGCGCGGCGTGCGTAGGGCGTCATCCGACATGTTCATTGGCCTCGCGCGCCTTGGTTTCTTCGCCGGGTTTGGCTTCCACCGCTTCCCACGGATCACGGCGATTGTAGTACATCCGCACATAGCCCCGGGGGCTCGCAGGGCCACCGAAACCGATTTCGTTCCAGGAGGTTGGATGGGAATAATAAGCAGAAAGGATATCGTGGGCGACGCGGGTGGAGAAAAACGTAGCCGCCGACATGCCGCCCCATGCTGGGCCGTCAAGCTTGCCCGCCTGCATCGCCTGTAGCAGCAGATCCTGCTCTGCGGCGACGAGCTGGTGGAAGCGTTGGTGGTGTTTCGTCACCGCGGCCGTATCCAACGCGGCGAGCCCCCGTTGCCACGCTTCCTGCATTTTCGGCATCCCGACCTGACGATAGCCGTCGCGTTCGTCGTTGGCCATTTTGCGGTCCACCAGGGCCGCAATCGGAACGGGCGCACGGTTTTTCGGCTGCGGCACGATGCGGTCGCAGAGCGCGGTCAGCGTTTGCCATTCCGCAGCATTGAAAAAACGCGGCTCGTCCGCCGTGGCGAGCCGCGCGGCAATCACGCGGCGGGTTGGCTCGTTCCAGGAGGGCGTGTCGCGCTTGGCGAGCACGTCGTAGCCGGGGTAAAGGTCAGGCATCGTCATGTTCCTCCAATAAACTGAGGGCGGCAAGGCCAGCAAAGGCAAGACCGGTGAAACTGGGCGGCGCCGGTATGGGTGGGCCATTAAGCACATTTTGGCGCCAGTTACGCCAACCACCCATGTTGCGGGACACGCCGTAGATATGAAAGCCCGCGCCGGCGAAACCCATCAGCGCGGTCAGACGCAGCCACCAGCGGGTGAGGCGGCGTGGCGGTTTCGGGTGACTGCCCGCGGTTTCGGCCAGCAGCGCCGCCGCCAGCGGAGGCGCCGTCACTGGCGCGTACATGAACGGATCGTGAAAGGCGCCGCGAAAGTGCAGTAATCCTGCTTCGGCGGCGGTGGCCGCCATGCCAGCGCTGGAGAGCGCGGCCAGCGCGCGGCCAGCTCGTAAACCAAAAACCCGGACCGGTTTGCCGGACTCGTTCTCGCGCAAGCGTTCGGAGTAATAGCCCAGCAACCCCGAGAGAGCGACGGCGGCAGGTGCGCCGAGCGGTGAACCGTAAAACAGATTCTGCCAGGAGAAGCCACCCGGCCGCTTGCTGACGTTGTAGATGTGAAAGCCGGTGCCAATGAAACCCGTCAGCGCCGCCGCTAGGTAGATAGCGTCGCGGGTTTTATGCACCGCGGGACGACTATCAGCGGTGCCATGGGCACTGACCGCCAGAGTCAATGCCGAGACGATCAGCGGCGTATACATCGCTTTGTTTTGAAACGAGCCGCGGTAATGCTCAATCGCGCTGTCCAGCAATGTGGACGTTGCGATCAATCCCGCGGCGCGGTTTAGACGCCGCGCCGCTCTGACGGTTGGTGGCGGGTCGACGGGGGAAAGTGTGTGATCCAAATAGGGGCGCCTTTTCGTCCTGGCGGCAACCTTTTGATGCCGCAGCAGCGCCGCGCCTCCAAGTCCAAGCGCAAGGGTAACAAGGACGCCGGTTCCTAGTTGCTGGTCGGTAAGCATTGATTCTTTCCTTGTCTGTAACTAGTGTTGATAAATACTAGTTGATACCAAACCATACTGCTAGGACTAGCAGAATGAGGCTGTGCGGCGGGCACCGTAAGTGAGTTGTGCAGTCGCGGAATAGACGTGACCTGGATGGAGGCAGCGCCTTCTCCCCGTCCTGAAAGGATACCTTGATTATGACCCATGGTGATGCTTGCCAGGTGCAAATTGTGCAAGCTACTGATCGCGCCGCACCGCATGAAGGACAGCAAGGAACAAGCGGCACTTATCCGGAGCGAAAATAATGAACAGACAGAAAAAAGTCCTGATTCTAAGTATTAAGTATCCTTACCACAGGAGGCAATTATGAGCACGCGCATCGGAAAAACATGCTGGGCGATTGCCGAAGGCTACATCCCCTCCAGCAGCACCGGGCCAGCGCCCCAAATGACCAGCCACGAAACCGCCTGCATTCTTAACGCTACCGACCAAGCAGCCCAAATCACCATCACCGTTTACTTTAGCGATAGGGAACCCATTGGCCCTTACCAATTGACCATCCCCGCCCGACGGGCCCGTCATGTCCGCTTTAATGAGCTACATGACCCAGAGCCTATCCCAAAAGATACGGATTACGCCAGTATCATTCAATCCAATGTGCCGATTGTGGTGCAGCACACCCGGCTGGATTCACGCCAAGCAGAATTAGCGTTGTTATCAACTATGGCTTATGCTAGTGAATAAGGGCCAGTGGAAGCTATAGAGTCGGCGGCATGTGCAACAAGTTAGTAAAGACAAAACTTCATCGCTTAGCTATGGGAGATGATGCTCCTTAATCAGGGTGCTCATTAGAAAATATTTTTTCAGCGTGGGCGTTCCCTGTTTCACTCTTTTCTAAACCTAGTTCCCTCGCGGTTTCTTCTACTTCGGTCTCTTCTGCTACTTTGGCCGACTGCACGGCATGACTAAATTTGATAATGGCCACGAAAAGCACCCCACCTACGGCATTGCCCAGGGTAGTCCACCATAGAAAGCGTCCAAAATCCCCAACCGTTATTCCTTGGGCGGCAAAAAGCCCTGCCAAAATCTCCACCGTTCCCACGATGCAATGGGGCAAGTGTCCTAAACCAATGGCGGATGTCACTAGCCATACGATAAAAATCTGGCTGATAGTTTCAGTCGCTGCTTTTACCAGCCAGGAAAGTAATCCCATCAACCAACCCGCCAAGATTCCCCCCAGCAAGAGCACCGCCCCGCTGTGGTTCGTCAGCCGCTGAGCCAGGTGTCCATACGCTTCCGGTGAAGCTACCTCCAAACCGAGTCCCACCAACGTAGCAAGCAGGGCGAATATGGTCGCGCCCACAAGATTTGAAAAATAAACCAAGCCCCATAACCGTACCAGGGCGGTTACTTTTGCCTGCTTAGCGAGCACGGGAAACACAGCAAGGGTAGTGTGCTCGGTAAACAGTTCCGAGCGGCCAATGACCACAAAAATAAAACCGACCGCATACAGGTTGGCTACTAGGATCTCCACAATTGCAGACGGAAGCTGGTTTTGCACCAGCGTGAACATCACGGCCATGAGAAAAACGCTGAAACCAATATCAAGGCCCGCGGAGAACCCGGACAAAAGCAGTCCCCCCGTGGATCGCTTTAGTTCTCCTTCGCCTTGCAGAATTTCACCAAGCAAAATTTCACGATAAGACTTCTGCGTTTCTCTTGGAAAATCCGAGCTATCCGATTTCATGGAAAATGTGCTTTTATAAAAAGCTTTTTTCAAATATACATTTCAACGCTGTGAACTCTTGTTACAAGACAACGGAAAAGCTAACACTACCTTCCATACTTAATAATAGTAAGTAAAGCGAAAAGTATCCAAGCTAGGATGCCAGCAATAATCGCAGCCGGAAATTTTTTTGAATTGTCACCTCCACCTTTCCCGACTCAAAAATCTAGACAACCCGTTAAATAGTAAGCTAGGCTTTGATTAAGGATTGATTTAATTTATTGATAACGGCTTCATATGCAGGAAAAGAGTAAAGAACAATTAGCGCTTGACCGCACCGAGTTGGCTTTCCACCGTAACTTACTCGCCGAACAGCGAACCTTTAGCGCCTGGATGCGTACGGGGATCGCGGCGATAGCCCTAGGCTTTGCAGACATTAAACTGCTGGCGGAAGCCGAGCCGAAGTGGGCGGTTTATGCCGCCGGCATCATCCTAATTGTGATTGGCATGGCTATTCATATCTTCAGTTTCTGGGGCTATTACAGGACTTTCCGTAATTTAAAGCGAGAGAGGCTCCCTCGACTACCTATTTGGTCGGTTGCGCTTATTACCTTTTCTCTCTTTATTGCTGGGTTACTCATATTAATTTTGCTCCTTGCAGGACTCATTAACCCTCCTTAATTGGATTAATGCAGAAATAACCACTCGCTATTCACTATTAACATTTCATTCGCTTTTAAGAAAAGGATAAGTGCTATGATAAAAGCTTCCCCGGAACTGTGGGGTATTGGGGTATGCATGGAATTCCTAGTGAAGGTAGATAACCATCAAATTATTTGTTTTTTCGCACCCAGCGATCATCTTTTTTCTTATACTCATTCTTTATCGCCGTCCAGGCTACTTTATGGGAGACTTCTTCCCGGGATTGGTCACCCCGACGCTTAACCGGATCGGCGTACTGCTCCCAAGCACTATTGTAGGCTTCTTTATAAATTTCCTGCCCATGTTTAGGTAGATTATCCTTAACCGAATCAGGCAACTCCCCTAAGCTTTTATAAGGCACGATATCTCCTCCTTTCTGATAGCGTATAAACGTGATTGATAGCGTCCCATTTATCTCACAAATAATAGTCTATTAGGAAGAATTTTCACCCCCGCAAAGTGATTTTTTTTCTCAGACAACAAATATTTTTTATTATCCTTAATCAAACAACAATGAAACCTCCTAACCCCAAAATAAAATTACCTTCTACTTGCAAATACTCTTTCTGAATCTATACTAACCGTTTAATACTTTTACCAGAATGAAGGCTGAACTGCAGATTTCATAACTATCCCCCCAACTTCTAAAGAATGACCAAGATGGCAAATAACAATCAGGAGCCAAAACCTCCTTTTCCAGAGCAGCATCAAGAAAAACCTGGGCAAGAATCCGAATTACAGCCCCAGCCCCATTATTCAGCTCCCTTATATAAAGGTGCGAATAAATTACAAGGGCAAGTGGCCTTAATTACGGGGGGCGATTCGGGCATTGGACGGGCGGTCGCCGTCCTGTTTGCCCGGGAAGGTGCAAACGTCGCCATCATCCATCTTGCCGAGGAAAATACCGATGCCCAAGAAACCCAACGGGCCGTTGAAGCCGAAGGACAAAAAGCATTATTAGTCTGTGGTGATGTGAGTGACAGGGCCTTCTGCCGAAGCGCCGTGGAGCAAACTATCCAGGAATTCGGCCAGCTAAATATTTTAGTGAATAATGCCGCCTATCAGCAGCACCAGAAGAAACTAGATGAGCTTACGGAACAGCAGTGGGATCACTCCTTCAAAACCAATATTTATGGCTATTTTTATATGGTGAAGGCGGCGATACCTCATTTGAAATCAGGAAGCGCGATTATTAATACGGGGTCAATTACTGGCCTTGAGGGCAACGGCGCACTGCTAGATTATTCTTCTACCAAAGGCGCTATCCATGCATTCACCAAATCCCTAGCCCAAAATCTGGTAGAGGCCGGTATTCGTGTCAACTGCGTATCTCCAGGTCCGGTCTGGACACCACTCAACCCAGCAGATAGGCCCGCCGAGGAAGTCAGCCAATTTGGCGCTCAAACTCCCTATCAGCGACCCGCTCAACCCGAGGAAATCGCCCCTGCTTATGTTTATTTTGCGTCAACAGCGGATTCCAGTTATGTCACTGGCGAGATATTAACCCTGCTAGGCGGTAGTACGCGGGCGGGATGATTGAATCTCTTTTTAAGAACGCACAATAATTTTTGCAAGGCCGCGGGTTACCTTAACCTCCAGCTTGCCGCACATCCAATAGTTCCTTAATTTGTATTAAGGCTATGGAGGCATCCTGATAACTGAAGTGGATAGGATGATACCTTTCCGCCTGGTGGAAAATTAAACTAGGAAAT containing:
- a CDS encoding DoxX family protein, which produces MTWLSVDLVPLLIRICLVILFPFSALDKIFDWQGALKQAKSSFLPNASAPWLLVAAIIVELAAPFCIVLRWHDQLAAFVLAGFCVVSALLYHNFWNYPDFWIRGESKARSHFWDFLKNFGLVGGLLLIACGATLAPADKVASQPLSSAPVYSRSASAAPPAPSQAFDPSNEKVSVNEQ
- a CDS encoding cupin domain-containing protein, with protein sequence MNNKQDDKPTVPYWHIWTDEEGVSHQNQCALKDFELSSVGDAAAQWNNQQARGEATIVFVVLPENWVGEWHENPAPQWILPLSGRWFVESMDGTRVEMGAGELSFGEDQNCVANDQGHKGHRSGTIGDEPAVLMTVRLHEPPVRKPCHIH
- a CDS encoding SMP-30/gluconolactonase/LRE family protein, with amino-acid sequence MNTGMANIEVLDPRFRSMVLPNAPLEKLGEGFRWLEGPVWFADHQCLLVSDIPNDRILRWTESGGVSIFREPSNFANGHTRDCEGRLVGCSHQDRCIKRTELDGRITVLADCYQGKRLNSPNDIVVKSDGTIWFSDPTFGITRDYEGGKQESELPPSLYRFDPRDGALTVVADDFLGPNGLCFSPDESLLYVAESGPPFADDPEQSIRVFDVADDGARLQNPRLFHQVNPGMADGFRCDEEGNIWTSAADGVHCISPSGDLLGKLKVPFVVSNLAFGGRNRSRLFICGSQTLFAQYVNRRGAARP
- a CDS encoding VOC family protein — translated: MRGRVQRLLRVSRNALDLVRAMSFYRDALGFSLVSERPMDDPAWSELMGLPGTGGRSAILQLGEQTLELVAFDPLGRAYPSQSRASDHWFQHLAIVVADMEAAYANLCRHFFTTITTGGPQQLPPNAGSVTALKFRDPVGHPLELLHFPSGGSDARWQQKRGGHDVFLGIDHSAITVADITESIDFYTCLLGFQVAARSLNSGPEQAHLDNAPGVRVEVVALQPEQAGPPHLELLGYERPAGHPIPAGVKAHDLLADRLILEVDDLPSLAQAIEGEGIEFISPGIVTLRDGHRAALLRDPTGHMLMLYE
- a CDS encoding DUF2254 domain-containing protein, translating into MSKLTYLWEVLRESLWFIPTCIVIGAIILALGLIELESAVERKQLAEHWPRVFFGADAEGSRTLLSAIASSMITVAGVTFSITVVALALASNQYTSRILRNFMRDRANQTVLGVFVGVFVYCLLVLRAIRGGDEGIFVPALAVFGALVLTLVAIGFFIFFIHHIAASIQATSIIESAAKETLQAIDRLFPEEIGKAIVERVDADLTIQAWVTIPAQQSGYIQGIDTEALLDIACAQDILVRMEKKVGDFVIEASPLVSVAGKPPDDEFIGELEAVYNINGKRTVEQDVAYGIRQIVDVALKALSPAINDTTTAIICVDFLGVILARLIGRHIEKTYRSDSGRLRLIARGPTFSQLLAEACDQIRQNAEGNVAVLTRLLQHLETLTKLTADTQRHQVLRQQAAVVIETAERSVPMAYDRMPIQAIRDRIFFSQPVDEGGQNHS
- a CDS encoding GMC family oxidoreductase; its protein translation is MNMSDDALRTPRGKNGRAPDPLRLGGWVPMRQFGENEEVDFVIVGTGAGGGTLAAKLAEAGFSVIGFDAGAWWRPLEEFASDETHQGKLYWTDERLCDGDNPLMLGSNNSGKAVGGSTVHFAMVSLRMGPERLKSRTLLGYGADWPLDWRELWHYYAEVEQALKIAGPVTYPWGPPRPRYPYRAHEINAAGWVLAKSCEAMGIPWSETPLATVSAPRGLSHPCAYRGFCVTGCSTNAKQSALITWIPRAVKAGAEIRDLAMVGRIETNDAGRATGVHYYREGAWRFQRARNVVVAGYAIETPRLLLNSASTRHPDGLANSSGLVGKYLMAQTNQGVFGVMEDEIRWYKGPPSLTLTEHWNYTDEGKDFFGGYAYMAQGPLPQAWARSQASNHGLWGEALLAEMEKYNHQAGLKIVGEVLPQERNRVTLADEKDQYGLPIARVTYSLCENDQALVRHAIDFMSQSLAAIDARDIWAESDDTCHLGGTARMGDEPSTSVVDADCRSWDIPNLWVCDGSVFPTVGGVNPSLTIQAIACRTADRIQAMAAQGML
- a CDS encoding gluconate 2-dehydrogenase subunit 3 family protein, whose protein sequence is MPDLYPGYDVLAKRDTPSWNEPTRRVIAARLATADEPRFFNAAEWQTLTALCDRIVPQPKNRAPVPIAALVDRKMANDERDGYRQVGMPKMQEAWQRGLAALDTAAVTKHHQRFHQLVAAEQDLLLQAMQAGKLDGPAWGGMSAATFFSTRVAHDILSAYYSHPTSWNEIGFGGPASPRGYVRMYYNRRDPWEAVEAKPGEETKAREANEHVG
- a CDS encoding sensory rhodopsin transducer — its product is MSTRIGKTCWAIAEGYIPSSSTGPAPQMTSHETACILNATDQAAQITITVYFSDREPIGPYQLTIPARRARHVRFNELHDPEPIPKDTDYASIIQSNVPIVVQHTRLDSRQAELALLSTMAYASE
- a CDS encoding formate/nitrite transporter family protein; the protein is MKSDSSDFPRETQKSYREILLGEILQGEGELKRSTGGLLLSGFSAGLDIGFSVFLMAVMFTLVQNQLPSAIVEILVANLYAVGFIFVVIGRSELFTEHTTLAVFPVLAKQAKVTALVRLWGLVYFSNLVGATIFALLATLVGLGLEVASPEAYGHLAQRLTNHSGAVLLLGGILAGWLMGLLSWLVKAATETISQIFIVWLVTSAIGLGHLPHCIVGTVEILAGLFAAQGITVGDFGRFLWWTTLGNAVGGVLFVAIIKFSHAVQSAKVAEETEVEETARELGLEKSETGNAHAEKIFSNEHPD
- a CDS encoding YidH family protein, whose product is MQEKSKEQLALDRTELAFHRNLLAEQRTFSAWMRTGIAAIALGFADIKLLAEAEPKWAVYAAGIILIVIGMAIHIFSFWGYYRTFRNLKRERLPRLPIWSVALITFSLFIAGLLILILLLAGLINPP
- a CDS encoding ChaB family protein → MPYKSLGELPDSVKDNLPKHGQEIYKEAYNSAWEQYADPVKRRGDQSREEVSHKVAWTAIKNEYKKKDDRWVRKNK
- a CDS encoding SDR family oxidoreductase, with amino-acid sequence MANNNQEPKPPFPEQHQEKPGQESELQPQPHYSAPLYKGANKLQGQVALITGGDSGIGRAVAVLFAREGANVAIIHLAEENTDAQETQRAVEAEGQKALLVCGDVSDRAFCRSAVEQTIQEFGQLNILVNNAAYQQHQKKLDELTEQQWDHSFKTNIYGYFYMVKAAIPHLKSGSAIINTGSITGLEGNGALLDYSSTKGAIHAFTKSLAQNLVEAGIRVNCVSPGPVWTPLNPADRPAEEVSQFGAQTPYQRPAQPEEIAPAYVYFASTADSSYVTGEILTLLGGSTRAG